From a single Microbacterium murale genomic region:
- a CDS encoding extracellular solute-binding protein — MKMRKALAAGAAVVALGSLVLSGCSGTSGGGGEGEGGETTLTMWHNSTTGDGKQYWEDAAAAFNEANPEVTVKVTSIQNEDMDGKLQTAVNSGDMPDIFMARGGGKLADIVEAGKVKDLTDLIDDDVKTAFGEAPFSAFTVDGKIYGVPSAVLPGGIFYSKDLFAQAGIESEPTSVEELEDAVDKLKAAGIAPIALGAKDAWPAAHWYYFFAVRACGQDIIENLSTSPDFTDQCWLDAAENLNDFTATEPFNDGFLTTTAQQGANSSAGLLANHQAAMELMGAWDVGVIAGLTPDGEPLADLGWFPFPEVDGGDGEPGAMMGGVDGYSCSIDSPATCEEFLNFVASKEWQEKYADAFQTIPANQDATGAVTDPSLVPLMEAYSKAPYVSLWLDTALGQNVGNALNTGVVEMLAGQGDPQKLVDSIANAAARG; from the coding sequence ATGAAGATGCGAAAGGCATTGGCGGCAGGTGCTGCGGTCGTCGCACTGGGATCGCTCGTCCTGTCCGGCTGCAGCGGCACCAGCGGTGGCGGTGGCGAGGGCGAAGGCGGCGAGACCACGCTCACGATGTGGCACAACTCGACGACCGGCGACGGCAAGCAGTACTGGGAAGACGCAGCCGCCGCTTTCAACGAGGCGAACCCTGAGGTCACGGTCAAGGTGACCTCGATCCAGAACGAAGACATGGACGGCAAGCTGCAGACCGCCGTCAACTCGGGCGACATGCCGGACATCTTCATGGCGCGCGGCGGCGGGAAGCTCGCCGACATCGTCGAGGCCGGCAAGGTCAAAGACCTGACGGACCTCATAGACGACGACGTGAAGACCGCCTTCGGTGAGGCTCCGTTCAGCGCATTCACCGTCGACGGCAAGATCTACGGTGTGCCGAGCGCTGTGCTTCCCGGCGGCATCTTCTACAGCAAGGACCTCTTCGCTCAGGCCGGCATCGAATCAGAGCCGACGTCAGTCGAAGAGCTCGAGGACGCCGTGGACAAGCTCAAGGCCGCAGGGATCGCTCCCATCGCGCTCGGTGCGAAGGACGCCTGGCCGGCCGCGCACTGGTACTACTTCTTCGCGGTGCGCGCCTGCGGGCAGGACATCATCGAGAACCTGTCCACCAGTCCCGACTTCACCGATCAGTGCTGGCTGGACGCTGCTGAGAACCTGAACGACTTCACGGCGACCGAGCCCTTCAATGACGGCTTCCTGACGACGACGGCCCAGCAGGGCGCCAACTCGTCCGCCGGACTCCTTGCCAACCACCAGGCGGCCATGGAACTCATGGGCGCGTGGGACGTCGGCGTCATCGCCGGTCTCACTCCCGACGGAGAGCCGCTCGCAGACCTCGGCTGGTTCCCGTTCCCCGAGGTCGACGGCGGCGACGGTGAACCAGGCGCGATGATGGGCGGCGTCGATGGCTACTCGTGCTCGATCGACTCGCCGGCCACCTGCGAGGAGTTCCTCAACTTCGTCGCGTCGAAGGAATGGCAGGAGAAGTACGCGGACGCCTTCCAGACGATCCCGGCCAACCAGGACGCCACAGGAGCAGTCACCGATCCGTCGCTGGTTCCGCTGATGGAGGCGTACAGCAAGGCGCCGTACGTGTCGCTCTGGCTGGACACGGCGCTCGGACAGAACGTCGGAAACGCGCTGAACACCGGTGTCGTCGAGATGCTCGCAGGTCAGGGCGATCCGCAGAAGCTCGTCGACAGCATCGCGAACGCCGCGGCGAGGGGCTGA
- a CDS encoding carbohydrate ABC transporter permease, with translation MSESQALMTPTASARSNRVGADRASVPTRAPRRPDWRKRGEITLLAGPALLIFVGFVILPVMMAAFYGFFKWNGYGWPTEFVGLDNYALMLQDDTFRAAVGHNFTIVVLSLLMQGPIAILFALLLNQKIRGRSVIRVLIFAPYVIAEVVVGTGWSLMLQDAGALNSLLEKVGLGALQNSWIADPAIAMWSLMIIITWKYIGFAVILMLAGMQSIPEELYEAAAIDGAGFWKSQWSITLPLLGPTIRIWAFLSIIGSLQLFDLVNIIWGQYIAATAGTSTMATYMYQNGHLAGSYGYGNAVAVMLFLISLVVALVYQRFILRRDTEGALTGDGRKGRRR, from the coding sequence ATGTCCGAATCTCAGGCGCTGATGACACCCACTGCGTCTGCGAGGAGCAACCGGGTCGGGGCCGATCGTGCATCGGTCCCGACCCGGGCGCCGCGGCGGCCCGACTGGCGCAAGCGCGGCGAGATCACGCTCCTGGCAGGACCCGCACTGCTGATCTTCGTCGGCTTCGTCATCCTCCCGGTGATGATGGCCGCGTTCTACGGCTTCTTCAAATGGAACGGTTACGGCTGGCCCACCGAGTTCGTGGGGCTCGACAACTACGCACTCATGCTGCAGGACGACACGTTCCGCGCGGCCGTGGGGCACAACTTCACGATCGTCGTCCTCTCGCTCCTGATGCAGGGGCCGATCGCGATCCTGTTCGCTCTGCTTCTGAATCAGAAGATCCGCGGTCGATCGGTGATCCGTGTGCTGATCTTCGCGCCGTACGTCATCGCCGAAGTGGTCGTCGGCACGGGCTGGAGCCTCATGCTGCAGGACGCGGGGGCGTTGAACTCTCTGCTCGAGAAGGTCGGCCTCGGAGCACTGCAGAACTCGTGGATCGCTGATCCGGCGATCGCGATGTGGTCGTTGATGATCATCATCACCTGGAAGTACATCGGCTTCGCCGTGATCCTCATGCTCGCCGGAATGCAGTCGATTCCCGAAGAGCTCTACGAGGCCGCAGCCATCGACGGCGCCGGGTTCTGGAAGTCGCAGTGGAGCATCACGCTCCCGCTGCTCGGACCGACCATCCGCATCTGGGCCTTCCTGTCGATCATCGGCTCGCTGCAGCTGTTCGACCTCGTCAACATCATCTGGGGTCAGTACATCGCGGCAACCGCCGGCACCTCGACGATGGCCACCTACATGTACCAGAACGGGCATCTTGCCGGCAGCTACGGCTACGGCAACGCGGTCGCCGTGATGCTCTTCCTCATCTCACTCGTCGTCGCCCTCGTCTACCAGCGGTTCATTCTCCGCCGTGACACCGAAGGCGCGTTGACGGGGGACGGCAGAAAGGGGCGCCGGCGATGA
- a CDS encoding carbohydrate ABC transporter permease — protein sequence MTDTLKTSVAIQAIGARGRRRAPSGVRWGSPGVYLLAVILITICITPILYIIIGGFRTNSQITNDPSGWPAPWEIGNYTNVLGSSEFWTAMVNSTISAAGTTLGAVILGVMASYVIARYDFGGKGIMYSFFAAGLMFPITVAITPLYLLIRNLGLVNSLGGIILPQIAFALPTTIIILVPFLRAIPKELEEAASIDGASRLGFFWRMVIPLSLPGVITVGILAFIGSWNGYMLPLFILNDSSLFTLPLGVQNFSSQYSVDTAKVLAYTSLSMLPALIFFSMFERRIVGGLTGAVKG from the coding sequence ATGACCGACACTCTGAAGACCTCGGTGGCCATCCAGGCGATCGGAGCCCGAGGGCGCCGACGCGCACCATCAGGCGTGCGCTGGGGGAGCCCAGGCGTCTACCTGCTCGCGGTGATCCTGATCACGATCTGCATCACGCCGATCCTCTACATCATCATCGGCGGGTTCCGCACCAACTCGCAGATCACCAACGACCCGTCGGGGTGGCCCGCACCGTGGGAGATCGGGAACTACACCAACGTCCTCGGCAGCAGCGAGTTCTGGACGGCGATGGTCAACTCGACGATCTCCGCCGCCGGCACCACTCTCGGTGCGGTCATCCTCGGAGTGATGGCCAGCTATGTGATCGCCCGCTACGACTTCGGTGGCAAGGGCATCATGTACTCGTTCTTCGCCGCAGGACTGATGTTCCCGATCACCGTCGCGATCACACCGCTCTACCTGCTGATCCGCAACCTCGGCCTGGTGAACAGCCTCGGGGGCATCATCCTGCCTCAGATCGCGTTCGCCCTGCCGACCACGATCATCATCCTGGTGCCGTTCCTGCGAGCGATCCCGAAAGAACTCGAGGAGGCGGCATCGATCGACGGCGCCTCGCGACTCGGTTTCTTCTGGAGGATGGTGATCCCGCTGAGCCTGCCCGGAGTCATCACCGTCGGCATCCTCGCGTTCATCGGATCATGGAACGGGTACATGCTGCCGCTGTTCATCCTCAATGACTCCAGTCTGTTCACCCTTCCGCTCGGGGTGCAGAACTTCTCATCGCAGTATTCGGTCGACACCGCGAAGGTCCTCGCCTACACCTCGTTGTCGATGCTGCCGGCGCTGATCTTCTTCAGCATGTTCGAGCGTCGAATCGTCGGTGGACTCACCGGCGCGGTCAAGGGCTGA
- a CDS encoding beta-xylosidase/alpha-l-arabinosidase: protein MEERSVTDAGAGVPAMPEVSDRVRALHAQMTLDEKLAQIVGYWLDQNGVVAPMQSEMAAGQPDAGHLEDVTRNGLGQYTRVYGTRPVDPTERAAWLWAEQRRLKRETRLGIPALVHEECLTGLAAWKAAAFPTPLAWGASFNPDLVHEMAASIGESMRELGIHQGLAPVLDVIRDPRWGRVDECIAEDPYVVGVLGTSYVTGLQSAGVHATLKHFVGYSGSRAGRNHAPVSAGPREIADVFLPPFEMALFDGGARSVMNSYAEIDGVPLGSSEEYLTDLLRGRWGFDGVVVADYFAVAFLEVMHAIAADRGGAAAAALTAGIDVELPTGDAYLAPLAERIRAGEFDEVYVDRAVLRALAQKEELGLLEPGAFEDEPPTHIDLDSPRHRDIARRLAEQSVVLLSNDGILPLAESTVTPSRIAVIGPNAHRAEALMGCYSFVNHVLAHHPEFEIGFEIPTFLEAFEAEAGEGTDVVYAKGADVEGDDRAGFEEAVAAATDADVAIVVVGDQAGLFGRGTVGEGNDSETLELPGVQRELVESIVATGTPVVMIALTGRPYAIGWALDGEHRPAAVLQTFFPGEEGAAALSGVLSGRVNPSGRLPVSLPRAAGAQPYTYLHPRLGGASDVTATDPTPVRPFGFGLSYSRVAYGDLVVDSEVTAGEAFAAAIEVTNTGSRTVDDVVQLYGRDVVASVTRPLAQLLAFQRVTLEPGQSATVTFTVPTQRFAFSDRTMTRVVEPGDVQVWVGADAAATEGAGNATARSTLTVTGAVHVLTTADPRLATAEVMVSEASASDSATAEMISSSGAGML, encoded by the coding sequence ATGGAAGAGAGATCCGTGACGGATGCCGGAGCGGGAGTTCCCGCCATGCCCGAGGTGTCAGATCGCGTTCGTGCGCTGCACGCGCAGATGACGCTTGACGAGAAGCTCGCGCAGATCGTCGGATACTGGCTCGACCAGAACGGCGTGGTCGCCCCGATGCAGTCGGAGATGGCGGCAGGTCAGCCGGATGCCGGACACCTGGAGGACGTGACCAGGAACGGGCTGGGCCAGTACACCCGCGTGTACGGTACTCGGCCCGTCGATCCGACCGAGCGCGCCGCGTGGCTCTGGGCAGAGCAGCGGCGGCTCAAGAGGGAGACGCGACTGGGAATTCCTGCGCTCGTGCACGAGGAATGCCTCACCGGGCTGGCGGCATGGAAGGCTGCTGCATTTCCCACCCCGTTGGCCTGGGGGGCGAGCTTCAATCCGGATCTCGTGCACGAGATGGCCGCGTCGATCGGCGAGTCCATGCGCGAGCTGGGCATCCATCAGGGCCTTGCGCCGGTGCTGGATGTCATCCGCGATCCTCGCTGGGGACGGGTGGACGAGTGCATCGCGGAGGACCCATACGTCGTCGGCGTGCTCGGCACCTCGTATGTCACCGGTCTGCAGTCAGCCGGGGTGCACGCCACTCTGAAGCACTTCGTCGGGTACTCGGGGTCCCGGGCCGGGCGCAACCATGCGCCGGTCTCCGCCGGACCGCGAGAGATCGCGGACGTGTTCCTTCCCCCGTTCGAGATGGCGCTGTTCGACGGCGGGGCGCGTTCGGTCATGAACTCGTACGCCGAGATCGATGGCGTGCCGCTCGGATCCAGCGAGGAGTATCTGACGGACCTGCTGCGTGGACGCTGGGGCTTCGACGGCGTGGTCGTCGCCGACTACTTCGCCGTCGCGTTCCTCGAGGTGATGCATGCGATCGCCGCTGACCGCGGCGGTGCTGCTGCTGCCGCGCTGACCGCGGGGATCGATGTCGAGCTGCCGACGGGCGATGCATACCTCGCACCGCTCGCCGAACGGATCCGCGCCGGCGAGTTCGACGAGGTCTACGTCGATCGGGCCGTTCTACGTGCGCTCGCGCAGAAGGAGGAGCTCGGGCTTCTCGAGCCCGGTGCTTTCGAGGACGAGCCGCCGACGCACATCGACCTGGATTCGCCCCGTCATCGCGACATCGCACGGCGTCTCGCTGAACAGTCGGTCGTACTGCTGTCGAACGACGGCATCCTGCCGCTCGCCGAGTCGACCGTCACTCCATCACGGATCGCCGTGATCGGCCCGAACGCGCATCGTGCCGAAGCGCTGATGGGATGCTATTCCTTCGTCAACCACGTGCTCGCGCATCACCCTGAGTTCGAGATCGGGTTCGAGATCCCGACGTTCCTGGAGGCGTTCGAGGCCGAGGCCGGCGAGGGCACGGATGTCGTGTACGCCAAGGGGGCGGATGTCGAGGGCGACGACCGTGCAGGATTCGAGGAGGCCGTCGCAGCGGCGACCGACGCGGACGTCGCGATCGTCGTCGTGGGCGATCAGGCCGGGCTGTTCGGCCGAGGCACCGTCGGCGAGGGCAATGACTCCGAGACACTGGAACTGCCCGGCGTGCAGCGCGAACTCGTCGAGTCGATCGTCGCCACCGGTACGCCGGTCGTGATGATCGCGCTGACCGGCCGTCCGTACGCGATCGGCTGGGCACTGGACGGCGAACACCGACCGGCAGCGGTGCTGCAGACATTCTTCCCCGGTGAAGAGGGGGCTGCGGCGCTCTCCGGAGTTCTCTCCGGGCGGGTCAACCCCTCGGGGAGGCTGCCGGTTTCGCTCCCGCGTGCGGCCGGCGCACAGCCGTACACCTACCTGCATCCGCGGCTCGGTGGGGCATCGGATGTCACGGCCACCGATCCCACGCCCGTGCGTCCGTTCGGCTTCGGGCTCTCGTACTCGCGCGTCGCATACGGCGATCTCGTGGTGGATTCGGAAGTCACGGCCGGCGAGGCTTTCGCCGCAGCCATCGAGGTCACCAACACCGGATCGCGCACGGTGGACGACGTGGTGCAGCTCTACGGTCGTGATGTCGTCGCCTCGGTGACGCGCCCGCTCGCGCAGCTGCTCGCCTTCCAGCGCGTGACGCTCGAGCCGGGGCAGTCCGCGACGGTGACCTTCACGGTGCCCACTCAACGGTTCGCGTTCAGCGATCGGACGATGACGCGTGTGGTGGAACCGGGTGATGTCCAGGTGTGGGTCGGTGCAGATGCGGCAGCGACCGAAGGCGCAGGAAACGCCACTGCGCGCTCGACGCTCACCGTCACCGGCGCGGTGCATGTGCTCACGACCGCCGACCCTCGTCTGGCGACCGCCGAAGTGATGGTGTCCGAAGCATCGGCATCCGATTCGGCGACAGCGGAGATGATCTCGTCGAGCGGAGCCGGCATGCTATGA
- a CDS encoding ROK family transcriptional regulator: protein MSNLMETVGDTMAERASSVERVRAANLGEVLRLVHQLGPRSRAVITAETGLNRSTVADLVAELASRGLVVEQEPDPTRRVGRPSPIVAAGDDVIAIAVNPEVDAIEVGAVALSGRVRERARVECAEAPSIEEVVRVVEGVVEGWRAGTLAESRFVGIGVAVPGLVRVEDGLVRLAPHLDWHDGDLRSPLSERVGLPAAIDNDASLGARAERLFGAAREHRNVVYLNGGASGIGGGLILQGALISGAGGYAGEWGQTRPSIPVEADRRTRGGVLEDEVNRARLLQVAGLGSVEDPALAAALTDMDRPQVAEEVVRQRRILAATLANAVNVLNPSMIVLGGFLGMLSESDPEGFTADVRANSLAAPGEQVEIRPAALGADRLLIGAAEAAFAPLLNDPARTLDALTV, encoded by the coding sequence ATGAGCAACTTAATGGAGACGGTGGGGGACACGATGGCGGAGCGGGCATCGAGCGTCGAACGCGTGCGAGCGGCAAATCTCGGCGAGGTGCTGCGGCTCGTGCATCAGCTCGGCCCGCGTTCGCGTGCGGTCATCACAGCGGAGACCGGACTGAACCGCTCCACTGTCGCGGATCTCGTCGCGGAACTCGCATCGCGCGGGCTCGTCGTCGAGCAGGAACCCGATCCCACCCGCCGAGTCGGCAGGCCGTCGCCGATCGTCGCGGCAGGCGACGATGTGATCGCCATCGCCGTGAACCCGGAGGTCGACGCGATCGAGGTCGGCGCTGTCGCCCTGTCAGGACGGGTACGTGAACGGGCTCGTGTCGAATGTGCGGAGGCGCCGAGCATCGAGGAAGTGGTCCGTGTCGTCGAGGGCGTCGTCGAGGGCTGGAGAGCGGGCACGCTGGCGGAGAGCCGGTTCGTCGGGATCGGCGTCGCCGTTCCCGGCCTCGTCCGTGTCGAAGACGGTCTGGTCAGGCTCGCTCCGCATCTGGACTGGCACGACGGCGACCTCCGATCTCCGCTCTCTGAGAGGGTCGGGCTTCCGGCAGCGATAGACAACGATGCATCGCTCGGTGCGCGCGCAGAACGGCTCTTCGGGGCGGCGCGCGAGCACAGGAACGTCGTCTACCTCAACGGCGGTGCCAGCGGTATCGGCGGCGGTCTCATTCTCCAGGGCGCGCTGATCTCCGGCGCAGGCGGATACGCCGGCGAGTGGGGGCAGACCCGTCCGAGCATCCCCGTCGAGGCCGACAGGCGTACCCGGGGCGGGGTCCTCGAAGACGAGGTCAACAGGGCAAGGCTGCTGCAGGTGGCCGGCCTGGGATCGGTTGAAGACCCTGCGCTCGCCGCCGCGCTCACCGACATGGATCGTCCGCAGGTCGCCGAGGAGGTCGTTCGTCAGCGGCGGATCCTGGCCGCGACGCTCGCCAACGCCGTGAACGTGCTCAATCCGTCCATGATCGTGCTCGGCGGATTCCTCGGCATGCTGAGTGAGAGCGACCCGGAGGGCTTCACTGCCGATGTGCGGGCGAACTCGCTTGCGGCACCCGGCGAGCAGGTGGAGATCCGCCCCGCCGCGCTGGGGGCCGATCGCCTCCTGATCGGCGCGGCAGAAGCGGCGTTCGCGCCGCTCCTGAACGACCCCGCCCGTACGCTCGACGCGCTCACGGTGTGA
- a CDS encoding aldehyde dehydrogenase (NADP(+)), with protein MNESIPREVDDIVRSAAAASALLARTEDITRAMWLRAIAGSLDARSGELVRIADEETALRIPRLTGELARTTAQLRQFADVIEEGSYLEATIDHPNPAATPPVPDLRRVLRPIGPVAVFAASNFPFAFSIAGGDTASALAVGCPVVVKAHPGHPRTSDVTAQIVTESLRESGAPEGTFAMVSGFDAGLSLVDHAGIRAVAFTGSVRGGRALIDRIAARPEPIPFYGELGSLNPVVVTAAADAEQGADLAAGLAASFQLGVGQFCTKPGVVLVPHDSALERELPRHLAAQQRMLTSGIADGFTTGSERVRGVSGVEMMSSATSGDSDGTSSMVAMTDVATLRVNTDSLLEEVFGPFTLLVRYRDEAELDVALSLLPGSLTATLHSSPGEDVAALVHRLEPLAGRLLFGGWPTGVAVSWAQQHGGPWPSTNTQFTSVGATAVRRFQRPVAFQDAPDAVLPAALREENPLRIPRRVDGVPITP; from the coding sequence ATGAACGAGAGCATTCCCCGCGAGGTCGACGACATAGTGCGCTCCGCTGCCGCTGCATCCGCACTGCTCGCCCGTACGGAGGACATCACACGAGCGATGTGGCTGCGGGCGATCGCCGGTTCGCTCGACGCGCGGTCGGGCGAACTCGTCCGGATCGCCGACGAGGAGACGGCCCTCCGCATACCGCGCCTCACCGGCGAACTCGCCCGCACCACAGCGCAACTGCGTCAGTTCGCAGACGTCATCGAGGAGGGTTCGTACCTCGAGGCGACGATCGACCACCCGAATCCTGCAGCCACTCCGCCGGTCCCCGACCTGCGTCGGGTGCTGCGCCCCATCGGCCCGGTCGCGGTGTTCGCGGCATCCAACTTCCCGTTCGCCTTCTCGATCGCCGGCGGTGACACGGCATCAGCGCTGGCGGTGGGCTGCCCCGTCGTCGTGAAGGCGCACCCCGGGCACCCTCGGACGTCCGACGTGACCGCGCAGATCGTCACCGAATCGCTGCGCGAATCCGGCGCACCCGAAGGGACTTTCGCCATGGTCTCCGGGTTCGACGCGGGTCTGTCTCTCGTGGATCACGCCGGGATCCGCGCCGTCGCGTTCACCGGTTCGGTGCGGGGCGGCCGTGCGCTCATCGACCGTATCGCGGCGCGGCCGGAACCGATCCCGTTCTACGGTGAGTTGGGCTCGCTGAATCCGGTGGTCGTGACCGCAGCGGCCGATGCGGAGCAGGGTGCCGACCTGGCAGCGGGACTCGCTGCCTCTTTCCAGCTCGGCGTCGGCCAGTTCTGCACCAAACCCGGCGTCGTGCTCGTCCCGCATGATTCAGCACTGGAACGGGAACTGCCCCGCCACCTCGCCGCGCAGCAGCGCATGCTCACGTCTGGGATCGCTGACGGGTTCACGACCGGTAGTGAGCGCGTACGTGGCGTCAGCGGGGTCGAGATGATGTCATCAGCGACCAGCGGCGATTCCGACGGCACCTCATCGATGGTCGCTATGACCGACGTCGCCACTCTACGGGTCAACACCGATTCCCTGTTGGAAGAGGTGTTCGGTCCGTTCACGCTCCTCGTTCGCTATCGCGATGAGGCGGAACTTGACGTTGCGCTGAGCCTTCTCCCTGGAAGCCTCACGGCGACCCTGCACAGTTCACCCGGCGAGGATGTCGCAGCCCTCGTACACCGGCTGGAGCCCCTCGCCGGACGTCTGCTCTTCGGCGGGTGGCCGACCGGTGTCGCTGTCAGCTGGGCGCAGCAGCACGGCGGACCCTGGCCATCGACGAACACCCAGTTCACTTCCGTCGGAGCCACGGCTGTGCGACGCTTCCAGCGGCCCGTCGCCTTTCAGGATGCGCCCGACGCGGTGCTGCCGGCCGCACTGCGCGAAGAGAATCCGCTGCGCATCCCTCGCCGTGTGGACGGCGTGCCGATCACACCGTGA
- a CDS encoding mandelate racemase/muconate lactonizing enzyme family protein, giving the protein MTDAVPAIADVRTRLIRIPLSRPWGKDVTDIRVVEVTVVCDDGSDGHGFSWTPSIGGTAVQAMLDDDLAPFLRGRPAVPELWSDAWAHLHEAGGGGVTTIALAGVDLALWDRRARVAGTSVTGVLGRNHSRLPVYGSGVNLHYTLDELVAQTERWVSAGNEAVKIKVGRPDPAEDLDRVAAVRSVIGPDRRLLVDANQRWDLDTATRRIQSLSVHGLGWVEEPLRADDLAGHAELRRRIDVPVALGENLHTVHRFRDFLDAGAVDVVQPNVIRVGGITPFLRIAELARERRVELAPHLLPELSAQVAFALPEQNWIEDVEDAGFAALGALSEPTGLDIANGWITGRPGLGLGLRFH; this is encoded by the coding sequence ATGACGGATGCAGTCCCGGCGATCGCGGACGTCCGAACCCGACTCATCCGTATTCCGCTGAGTCGTCCGTGGGGCAAGGATGTCACCGACATCCGTGTCGTCGAAGTGACCGTCGTCTGCGACGACGGCAGCGATGGGCACGGCTTCTCGTGGACGCCGTCGATCGGGGGCACCGCCGTACAGGCGATGCTCGACGATGACCTCGCGCCGTTCCTGCGCGGTCGGCCGGCGGTCCCCGAACTATGGAGTGACGCGTGGGCGCATCTGCACGAGGCGGGCGGCGGCGGCGTGACGACGATCGCACTCGCCGGTGTCGATCTCGCTCTCTGGGACAGACGGGCGCGAGTCGCAGGCACGAGCGTGACAGGAGTGCTCGGCCGGAACCATAGCCGGCTGCCCGTGTACGGGAGCGGCGTGAACCTGCACTACACGCTCGATGAGCTGGTCGCACAGACCGAGCGCTGGGTGAGTGCAGGAAATGAGGCTGTGAAGATCAAGGTCGGCCGGCCCGACCCTGCGGAGGATCTCGACCGCGTCGCGGCGGTGCGATCGGTGATCGGACCCGATCGCCGTCTGCTCGTCGACGCCAATCAGCGCTGGGATCTGGACACCGCGACCCGACGGATCCAGTCGCTGTCCGTCCATGGCCTCGGCTGGGTGGAAGAGCCGCTGCGCGCTGATGATCTCGCCGGCCATGCCGAGCTGCGCCGACGCATCGATGTGCCGGTCGCGCTGGGCGAGAACCTGCACACCGTCCACCGCTTCCGGGATTTCCTGGACGCGGGCGCCGTGGACGTCGTCCAGCCCAACGTCATCCGGGTGGGCGGGATCACCCCGTTCCTGCGGATCGCCGAGCTCGCCAGGGAGAGACGCGTGGAACTCGCACCCCATCTGCTCCCCGAGCTCTCGGCACAGGTGGCCTTCGCACTACCGGAGCAGAATTGGATAGAGGATGTCGAGGATGCCGGATTCGCCGCACTCGGAGCGTTGAGCGAGCCCACCGGGCTCGACATCGCGAACGGCTGGATCACGGGCCGACCGGGACTCGGACTCGGACTCCGGTTCCACTGA
- a CDS encoding 5-dehydro-4-deoxyglucarate dehydratase has protein sequence MPELTIPDRVLYFPVTAFDEKDRVDVDLVEQHIAERVEHAPGAVFAACGTGEFHTLSASENAAVVGAAVRASKGRVPVLAGAGGPLGHAIECAQEAQEQGAEGLLVLPPYLVGAPQQGLITYVERIAAATELPLIVYHRANAQFHPDSIGALLRLPQVVGIKDGVGDLAVAQQFVRRAQASGRDILFFNGLLTAEMTQAAYAAIGVPMYSSAVFAMAPEIAVAFFTALRAGDVDAQHRLLDGFYSPLIALRDEVPGFAVSLIKAGVRLGGLPVGSVRAPLIDPTGAQVERLAQLLADGRELVA, from the coding sequence GTGCCTGAGCTCACCATCCCCGACCGCGTGCTCTACTTCCCGGTCACCGCCTTCGACGAAAAGGATCGCGTCGACGTCGATCTCGTCGAGCAGCACATCGCCGAGCGCGTCGAGCACGCGCCGGGCGCGGTGTTCGCCGCGTGCGGCACGGGGGAATTCCACACGCTCTCCGCCAGTGAGAACGCCGCAGTCGTGGGCGCCGCTGTGAGAGCGTCGAAAGGCAGAGTTCCTGTGCTCGCCGGCGCCGGCGGCCCGCTCGGTCACGCGATCGAGTGTGCGCAGGAAGCGCAGGAGCAGGGTGCTGAGGGCCTTCTCGTGCTTCCGCCCTATCTGGTCGGCGCTCCCCAACAGGGCCTCATCACTTACGTGGAGCGCATCGCCGCCGCCACCGAACTGCCGCTCATCGTCTATCACCGTGCGAACGCGCAGTTCCACCCTGATTCGATCGGCGCACTGCTGCGCCTGCCGCAGGTCGTCGGCATCAAGGACGGCGTCGGCGATCTCGCCGTCGCACAGCAGTTCGTCCGCCGGGCACAGGCATCCGGTCGCGACATCCTGTTCTTCAACGGCCTCCTCACAGCAGAGATGACCCAGGCCGCCTACGCCGCGATCGGCGTGCCGATGTACTCATCGGCCGTCTTCGCAATGGCACCCGAGATCGCTGTCGCGTTCTTCACCGCGCTGCGCGCGGGCGATGTCGACGCGCAGCACCGGCTGCTCGACGGCTTCTACTCACCGCTGATCGCGCTGCGCGATGAGGTGCCAGGCTTCGCCGTGTCCCTCATCAAAGCCGGGGTCCGACTGGGCGGGCTGCCTGTGGGATCGGTGCGCGCACCGCTCATCGATCCGACGGGCGCGCAGGTCGAACGTCTCGCACAACTGCTCGCCGACGGCAGGGAGCTCGTGGCGTGA